The genomic window GTCGTAGATCCGGGCGGCCTCCTTCGGGATGAACGCCTCCGGCATCGGGAACGTGTCGCCGAACCGCGTGTTGAACCGGCCCGCGAGGTCGCGCGTGAGCTCGAGGTGCTGGCGCTGGTCGTCGCCGACGGGCACGAGGTTCGTGTCGTACAGGAGGATGTCGGCCGCCATGAGCACCGGATAGGTGAACAGGCCGACCGTCGTGGCATCCGCGCCCTGCTTGGCCGACTTGTCCTTGAACTGCGTCATCCGGCTGGCCTCGCCGAAGCCGGTGATGGTGCTGAGCACCCACGCGAGCTCGGCGTGCGCAGGCACGTGCGACTGCACGAAGAGGGTCGACCGCTCGAGGTCGACACCGGCAGCGAGGTACTGCGCGGCGGTGAGCCGGGTCTGCTCCTGCAGTTCGGCCGGGTTCTGCGCCACGGTGATCGCGTGCAGGTCGACGACGCAGTAGATGGGGTCGAACTCGTCCTGCAGGGCGACCCAGTTGACGAGGGCGCCGAGGTAGTTGCCGAGGTGCAGCGAGCCGCTGGACGGCTGCATGCCGGAGAAGACGATGGGGCGTGCGGAGGTCATGGGGTGGTCCTCGAATCCGGAGAGTGACGCACGGGGCGTCGGAGGGACGGCGGGAGGGATCAGATGGCGTAGTCGACGACGAGGGGCGAATGGTCGGACCATCGCTCGTCGTACGCGTCGGCACGGTCGACGACGGCGTTCACGACGGTGTCGGCGAGCGCCTTGGTGGCGAGCTGGTAGTCGATGCGCCAGCCGGCGTCGTTGTCGAAAGCCTTGCCGCGCCAGCTCCACCACGTGTACGGGCCCGCGACCTCGCCGGCCGTCTTCCGGCCGACGTCGACGTAGCCGAGCCCGGCACCGTCGTTGTAGCCGTCCTCGCCCTCGGCGCCGACGAACCGATCGAAATACGCGCGCTCCTCGGGGAGGAACCCGGCCTTCTTGAGGTTGCCCTTCCAGTTCTTGATGTCGAGCGTGCGGTGGCCGACGTTGAGGTCGCCCATCACGACGGCGTACTCGCTGTGCTCGGCGAGCTTGGGCAGCCGGGCCTCCATCGCATCGAGGAAGCGGAACTTCTCGACCTGCTTCGGGGTGTCGGCCTCGCCGGTGTGCACGTAGGCGCTCACGACCGTGACGATGCGCCCGCCCACCTCGTAGTCGGCCTCGAGCCAGCGACCTGCGGTGTCGAAGTCGGTCGTGCCGAATTCGACGCGGTGGATGTGGGCCGCGTTGCGGCTCGCGATCGCGACGCCGGCGCGACCCTTCGCCGAGGCCGGGTCGTGCAGGACGTCCCAGCCGTCGCCGAGGAGGCCGGTCAGGTCGTCGGTCGAGGCCCGGACCTCCTGCAGCGCGAGGATGTCGATGTCGCGTGCGTCGAGCCACGCGCCCATGCCCCTCCGGTAGGCCGCCCGGATGCCGTTCACGTTGGCGGTGGCGATGCGCAGGGGCTTCGAGGGCATGCGTCCGATCCTACGGGAGCGGTCCGACATCCTTCTGCCGGGAGCCGGCCGACGACCACGGCGCCTGCGGTCGGGGCGGAGCCTCCGGCGGCGAGGCCTCGAGTTCCGCGAGCTCGGCCTCGGCGCGGTCGAGTGCACGGCGCGCGGAGAGTCGACCGAACCACCCCGCGCCTTCGAGCTCCTCGCGTGACATCCGCACCTTGACCTGCGCCGCGGTGACGAGCGCGGCGTGCTCCTGCTGACGACGCTCGAACTCCAGCTGCTCGGCCGTCACCGAGCGGAGCGACTCGTTGCGATCGGATGCCTCGACGGCGACCCAGCACGCCGCGACCAGGATCACGATGCTCGTGACCCGGAACCACAGCAGGAGCCCGATGAAGACGGCGAAGGTCGTCAGCAGCGGGTTCGAGCTGGTGAACGCGAGCACGACCGAGCTGAACAGCTGGATCACGGTGAGCCCGCCCGAGCCGAGCAGCGACCCGGCCCACATCCTGCGCCAGGGCATCGCCGCACCCGACAGGAACCGGAACAGGGCCGCGAGCGCGAGCGTGTCGATGGCGAACACCACGATGAACGCGCCGGTCTGGACGAAGAAGGTGCTCGTCCGCGACTCGAGGTCCCAGCCGAGCAGGCCCAGCCCCCAGTCGATGAAGCTCGTCGTGATGATCGACAGCACGGTCGCCACGAACAGGGTGAGGCCGAACGCCAGGGCCGCGACGAAGTCGCGGGCCTTCAGGAGCGTGTACGACCGGGTGTCCTTCGGGAGCCCGAACATGCTCCGCACGGCGATCCTCGCGTACGTCACGAATCCGATCGCCGTCCAGATGAAGCTGCCCAGGGCGATCGCGCCCGTCCAGCCGACCACTCCCGTGCTGTTCTCGGCGATCTGGGTGAGGGCGTCCTCGGTGACGACGCCGTCGGGCCCGATGAGGCCCGGCGCGAGCGTGTTCACGAGCCTGACGAAGGCGTCCATCAGGTCGGGGGAGTTGATGAGCCAGAGCCCGGCGATCGCGAACACGACGTAGATGCCGGCGAACACCGCGAACAGCGACTGGTAGCTCATGCCCGACGAGAGGATGAAGCCGTTCTGCGCGAGGAAGTGCCGCCACACCCGCACCGGGAAGAGCGCCATCGTGCGCTGCGTGAGCTTCGTCACCTGCTGGATCTGCGGGTCGAACCGCTCCCGGAGGTCCTGTCCTGTGGAGGTCAGCCGCTCGGCCTGGGTCTCGCGGTCGTCGTCGGCGGGCGCGCCCGCGCGCGCCTCCTCACCGCCCCCCGGCGTGCGATCACCCACACGCACACGATAGCGAGGCGGGCGCGGCGGCGAGGGAAGCCGGCGTGATCATCGGGTCGGAGGCCCTCACGGAGCTGCGAAACGGAGCGTCCAATCTCGAAAAGTCAGGCAATCACGGGGCAATGGCCCCAATTCGTGGGGAATTTCTTCAGGAAATCTTGGGTTTCGGATCGTTCGGTGGGATCGTGGGAGGGCTGACCCGATTCGAGCCGGCTCCGACATCGACGGAGGCACTCATGTCCAGCACTGCCAGACCTCAGCGTGGAACTGCACGGCGAACGCATGGCCGTGCGCTCGCGGCGGTCGCAGCCGTCGTCATCGGAGGGCTCGTCCTGTTCGGCGTTCCGGCGGTCGCGTCGGCGGAGGAGGGCGTCGATCCGGCGGCTGCCGTCGCGGTCGATCCGGCGGCCGCCCCCGCGGTGGAGCCCGCGCCGGCACCGGAGCCGCCGCCTGCGCCGGAGCCCGCGCCCGCACCGGAACCGGCGCCTGCGCCGGAGCCCGCGCCCGCACCGGAACCGGCGCCTGCGCCGGAGCCCGCGCCGGTGCCGGAACCTGCTCCTGCCCCTGAGCCCGCACCGGCACCAGCGCCGGAGTCCGCGCCCGCACCGGCGCCGGCACCAGCGCCGGCACCCGCACCGGATGCCGCGGCCGCGACCGTGCACGCGACCGACTCGACCGCCGCGGACGCCCGAAAGGGATCCGACCCGAAACCCGTCGATGAGTGCGAGGACCGGCGTTCGAAGGGCGGGAAGGATGACTGCACGCCCGTCGACGAGTGCGAGGACCAGCGATCGAAGGGCGGCGAGGACGACTGCACGCCCGTCGACGAGTGCGAGGACCGGCGTTCGAAGGGCGGGAAGGACGACTGCACGCCCGATGACCGGTGCCCCCGTGACGAGTCCGGTGCTTCCGACCTGACGTCGGCGCGCGGCTCATCCGGCGGCCACGGCGGTCACGGCGGCGAACCGGGCGGCCACGACCCCGAGAAGTGCCGTGGCGAGGTGATCGTGCACAAGGTCGTCGACGGGTCGCCTGCCGGTGGCTGGACCTTCGCCGCCGAGTCCGACGACGTGACGCCCTCGACCCGTACGACCGGCGGCGGCGGTGCGACCTCGCCCTTCACGGTCGACCGCATCGGCGACGGCGGCCGTCAGGTCGAGTTCAGCGAAGAGGATCGCGACGGCTACACGATGACGGGGGTCGCCTGCCGCATCGGCGCCCACGGACCGGGCGTGCCCGTGCAGCTGGTCGGGGACCTCGGCTGGCGCGTCACCGCACTCGCCGAGAAGACCGTGCACTGCACGGTCGTCAACGAGCCGGACGAACCCGTGGAACCCGTCTGGGAGGTGACGAAGTCCTCCGACCCCGCGAGCGGCAGCGCGGTGGACCCCGGTGACGTGATCGACTACACGCTGACGGTCGAGCACGTGAGCGGCCCGGCGGCGACCGATCTCGAGGTGCTCGACGACATCTCGCAGCTCGCTCCGTACGTCACGTTCGACGGCCTCGTGTCGCCACCGGCCGGTGTCTCGGCCGTGTGGAACGGCCAACCCGACCGGCTGGTCGTCTCGATCGACACGCTCGAGCCGGGGCAGACGCTGCTCATCACCTACCGGGTGACGGTGGATGACGACGTGCTGCCGGGCACGGTGCTGCGCAACCTGGTGCTCACCAACTGTCCCGAGCCGTGCGGTACGGAGCATCCGACGCCGGAGTTCACCGCGTGGAAGACGTCGGTGCCGCCGAGCGGGACCACGGTGCATCCGGGTGATCTCGTCACGTACACGCTCCACGCGTACAACCCGTCGGAGGCGACCGTCGTGAACGCCGTGGTGCTCGACGACCTGACGGGCGTGCTCGACGACGCCGTGCTGCAGGAGCCGCTGCCCGCCGGCCTGACCAGGTCGGGATCCGTGCTGACGTGGGCGATCGCCCAGCTCGACCCGGGCACCCAGGCATCCGTCACGTTCAGCGTGGTGGTCGACGCCGACGCGCAGGGCGCGAGCCTCGACAACGTCGTCACGCCCACGCCACCCGGCCGGTGCCCGGAGGCCGGCGGGATGCTTCCGCCGGAGACCCCCGGCGAACCGGAATGCACGACCGATCACCCGGTCGCCGATCCCGCGCTCGCGATCGAGAAGCTGTGGTCGCACGAGGGCGGGGAGAACCCGGTGGACTCGGGCGACGCCCCTCCGGACGTCATCACCTACACGGTGAACGTGTGGAACGACCGGACGGATCCGGTGTACGGCCCGATCGTGACCGACGTGATCCCGGCCGGAACGACCTACGTCACGGGGTCGGCGGTCGCCCCCGCCGGCTGGGAGGTCGACGAGTCGGTCGAGGGCGAGGTGTCGTTCAGCCAGACGGCGCCCGGTCCGTTCGGGCCGATCGCCTACCCCGGTGCGACGTTCACGTTCGACGTCGAGGTGGGCGACCTGGCCCAGCCCGACCCGGCGCTGCCGATCCCCGACCTCGTGAACTCGGTCTGCGTCGAGGCCGCGCCCGCGCCCGAGGGCGAGGCTGCGCCGCTCGTCGCGTGCGACGAGACCACGACGCCGGTCAAGTCGGTCCTGCTCGACGGCTTCGCGCAGTGCATCAACGACACGCCGTACTTCACCTATTCGATCACGCCCGAGAACATGGACGGCCTTCCGGTCGTGGCCCTGATCTGGTGGACGCCCGCGGCGTACGCCGCTCACGATCCCTCGATCCCGGCCGGCGATGAGGCGGCCATCCTCGCCGACGGTGCGTCCCAGGTGGACTACGTCACGCTGCCGCCGGGCTGGACATCCGGCGATCCGGTCTCGGGGAGCCAGCTCTGGCCGGGGGCCGAGGTCGACGCCCAGAACAACCCGACGGACTGGCCGGGCTGGACCCTGCTGCCCGACGGCACCTGGATCCTCGACCCGGCGGCGCCGTTCTACGACCTGCGCGATCAGGCCGTCGTGGAGATCCGCGTGAACCCGTCGACCGACGTCATCACGGCGTACCCGCCGCCGACACCGAACTGCAATGCGGCGCCCGATCAGCCGTCGAGGCCGTCGGGCACCCCGGGCACCACGCCCGGCGCGGTCGGCTCGGGCACGAACCAGATCGCCGGTACCGGCACGGATGCCTCGGGCCTCGTGCCCTGGGCGGCGGTGCTGTTGCTGTTGGGTGCGGCGCTCACGCGCGCCGTCGCGGGACAGCGGGGGAGGCGCGACACCGTTCGGTAACACGTACAGGCAGCAATCGACCCGCTCGTCGACGCACCCGGGCGAGGGGGTCGAATCACCGCGCCCGATTCGGGTGCCCCCCGTTCGGGTGGCACCCCTTTTGGTGGCGATGAGGATCTGTCGGGTTGGCTCGCCGACTGGTTGACTGACGCCGATCGCGTATCCCCTTGGGGTGGGATGCGCACGGCGAAGGTACGAGGCGATGACGACCCGAACGAATCCCGAGCACTCCCTTCCGACTCGACGCTCGCGGCGGGAGCGTGAACATCGTCGCCGCCGCGGCGTGACCGCGGCGATCGCCTCGGCGACCATCGCCGCCATGCTGGCGCTCGGCCTGCCCACCGTCGCGCTCGCCGGCGAGACGCCGGTCGACCCGGCGACGACGTCGACCGAGACCGCGAAGACGGATGCCGGGACGGAGGCGACCGAGCAGACGTCGACGGAAGCCCCGGTCGAGGAGCCCGCGTCGGAGCCGCCGGCCGAGCCGCCGGTGGAGGAGCCGAAGACGGAGGCCCCGGTCGAGGAGCCTGCGACCGAGGAGCCGAAGACCGAGCCCCCTGCGGAGAACCAGCAGGCGCCGCCTGCCGATGAAGCGACCGTGCCCCCGGCCGACGACCTCGGCCCCGGACTGATCACGCCGATGGCCGTCTACCCGGCGGACACCGCGAACTGCACGACGAACTGCGCGAACCTCACGATCACCAACGACGTCAACGGCGGAACCGCGGGCCCGAACGACTGGGACCTCCACGCGATCCGCTCGAGCAACAGCGACAACTACAACTTCGTCTCGGGCGTGACGCGCTCAGTGCCCCGGAACGCGACGTACACGCTCTACGCCGACGCCGCGCCGGCCGGATACGTGCTCCAGGACTTCACCTGCACCACCGGTGGATCAGGTGGCGGCGACCCCACCTGGAACGAAGGCGCTCGCACCGTCACCTACAGCAACACGAATGGTTCGCCCACGCAGAAGTTCGCGAACTGCACGTTCGAGTGGGAGTTCATCGAGCCGGCCACCATCACCGTCCAGGTCGGCGGCGACCGCACCGGACCCGCGAGCGTGTCGGGTCTCGGCGACGTGCAGCTCGAGCTCTGGACGAACGTCGGCGGCGCCCCGGGCGCTCCGGTCGGCCAGCCCTGGTCGGTCTGCACCTCGACCGCCGCGGGCGTCTGCACCTTCACCGTGCCCCAGCCCACCGGCGCGACGTACTTCGTGATCCAGCGCACCCCGCCGAACGACGTCCCGGGCGGCTGGTTCTCGAACGACACCCTCGCCATCGGCACGTCGCCGGCTTCGGCGCCGTACCGGTTCATCACCGCGGCCGTCACCAGCGGCTCGTCGCAGACCTCCCAGGCGAACTTCATGATCGCCACGGGCAATGACAACAACCGGGCCTCCGGCGGCATCTGGCAGAACTCGCGCAACAACCCGCCAGGCGTCCAGCAGTGCGGCATCGACGTCGCGCTCATCATCGACCTCTCCGGGTCGGTCGCCCCGTACGAGACGCAGCTGAAGAACGCCGCGAAGGGCTTCGTCGATGCACTGACTGGCACCCCGTCGCGCGTCGGCATCTTCACGTTCAACAACGTCGCCCCGGCGAGCGTCGGGTCCAACCTCGGCATCACCGCGGTATCGACGCCGGCCGGCGGAAATACGGTGAAGAACCACATCGACGGGTTCGGCACCCCGGTCGAGGCGACCAACTGGGACCGCGGCATCTCGCAGGTCGCGGCGAGCGGCGTCTCCTACGACCTCGCCGTGATCCTCACCGACGGCAACCCGACGGTGTACGGCAACGATGAGGGCCCGGGCAACCGCACCCGATTCCGCGAGGTCGAGAACGGCATCTTCTCCGCCAACGCCGTGAAGGCGCTCGGCACGCGCATGGTCGCGGTCGGCGTCGGTGCCGGCATCGGCGGCTCGCCCGACAACCTGGTCGCGATCTCCGGCCCGACGGTGAACTCCGACTACTACCAGACCGACGACTACGCCGAGGCCGGCACGGCGCTGCGCAACCTCGCGCTCGGCGACTGCGAGGGTTCGGTGTCCGTCGTCAAGCAGGTCGTCGCCGCGGGCACGACCGGCGAGCAGAAGACCGGTGCCACCCCGACCCCGGGTTGGGAGTTCACGGCGCAGACGTCGTCGCCCGGCGTGACCCCGGCGTCGCAGGACGGCCTGACCGACGGCACCGGTGCGGTGAACTTCCCGCTCCAGTTCGCCACGTCGGGCACGACCGGCTCGGTCAACATCACCGAGACGGTGCAGCCGGGATACTCGATCGTGACCACGGGCGGCCAGAACGCGGTGTGTTCGCGCCTCGACAACGGGGCATCCGTGCCCGTGACCAACATCGGCGCGACCGGGTTCACGGTCGGCGTGGATCCGACCGTCGCCGTCACCTGTACGGTGTGGAACCGGCCGCCCCAGCCGCAGGCCGACGTCACGGTCGAGAAGCAGTGGGTCGTCAACGGCCAGACGTTCCCCAACGGCAGCCAGCCGGTCGGCATCTCGGCGGGCCTGCTGCTCGACGGCAGCGCGCAGGACTGGGGCACGACGCGCACCGGGTTCACCTCCGGCGGCACGGTGCAGATCAACGAGACGCCGGTGCAGTTCGGCAACCGCGACCTGTGCCGAGTGGTGAGCAGCCGCGTCACGCAGGCCAACGGCGCCGGTGTCGACGCCGCCCTGCCGTACTCGCCGACGCTGAACGCGGGGGCCAACACCTACCGGATCACCAACACGATCCAGTGCGACGCTCAACTGACCCTGGAGAAGTCCGTCGCGAACGGCACATCGCCCGTCACCTCCTGGGTGCTCGACGCCGTCGCACCCGGGGGCGCCCTTCCCGGGCCGAACGGCGCGTCCGGAACGCCCGGGGCAACCGCCCCGGTGACCCCGAACGTGCGGTACGTGCTCACCGAGTCGGGTGACCCGCGCTACGTCCAGACGCTCACCGAGGGCGCCGAGCCGACCCCGCCGGCGACCGGCAGCTGGTTCTGCGTGCAGGTCGACGCCCAGGGCAACGTGATCCCCGGCTTCGCGGACGGCGCCAACGGTGGTGTCATCGTCTTCCTCGGACTCCGGGTGAAATGCACCGCGGTGAACCAGACCGCCCTGCTGACGTTGATCAAGGACACGACCAACGAGGACGGCATCCCCGGCGACCCGTCGGCGTGGAACCTGACCGCGACGCCGTCCGACACGCCGTCGGTGCCCGGCCTCGCGCCGGCGAACACCACGAGCGGCGGCATCGTGATGGTCCGGCCCGGCCACGCCTACACGATCTCCGAGAGCGGTGGACTCCCCGGCTGGGAGCAGACCGGCATCCAGTGCCGCGTCGGCAACTCGGGGCCGTTCGTGGACACCGACACGATCACGCTCCCCGCGCTCGGCGCGGGCACGTGCATCGTCTCCAACGACCCCATCCCGCCGAAGATCCGCCTCGTCAAGGAGGTGGTCGGCTCGAGCGTCTCCCCGACGAACTGGATGCTGAGCGCGACCCCGCTCGGCGGGACGCCCGTCGGACCGGTCGCCGGCACCACCGGCGGCTACGTCGAGATCGAAGCAGGCCTGCCCATCACGCTGGCTGAGTCGACGAGCCTCCCCGACGCCGACCAGTTCCTGCCCGGCGTCTGGAACTGCACCCTGAACGGCGTACCCGGCGCGAACAACGGCACCAGCCTGCCCGCGCTCGACCCGGGCGACCAGGCGGACTGCGTCGTGACGAACACGCTCCGTCCGGTGGTGCCGACGATCACGAAGACCGCCGCGGTGCCCGTGCCCCAGGCGAACGGTTCGTGGAACATCACGTACGACATCGTCGCCACGAACCCGAGCGCCTTCGCGTCGCTGACCTACTCGCTCGAGGACCAGCTCGAATTCGGCTCCTCCGTCACGGTGAACAGTGCGAGCTACCAGCGCATCACGCCGACGCTCGGAGCGCTGACCGCATGGACCGTCCCGTTCGCGGACGTGCAGGAGTTCACCGGCGAGCCTGCGCTCGCACCGAACTCCTCGCACACCTGGCAGGTGACGGTGAACGCGACCGTCGCACCGGGGGCGAACTTCGGCGGGACGAGCCCGACCGCCTGCGACGGCGGCACCCCGGGCACCGTCGGGTTCCTCAACACCGCGACCATGACGGTCAACGAGACGCCGTACGAGGCATCCGACTGCGTGCTGCCGGTCAAACCCACGATCGTCAAGGTCGGCGGCACCGCCGTCGACAACAACAACGGAACGTGGACGCTGCCGTACACCATCACGGTTACCAACCCGTCCGCCACGACCGGCGTGATCTACGACCTGGAGGACGAGCTCGACCTGCCGGCCTCCGTGACGATCACCGACGGACCGGACATCATCTCGGTGCCGCCGGGAGTGACCCCGGTCGCCGGCTGGAACGGCGGATCGAACACCCTGCTGGCCGATGACGTCTCCCTCGCGGGCGGCGCCGCCGCGCACGTGTACCAGATCACCGTCACGGTCGACATCGACGCCGAGGACGGCGCCTACCGCTGCCCGAGCGACGCCGGCCTGAACAACACGGCGACGCTGGTCAGCGGCAACCAGGAGCAGGATGCGACGGGCTGCGTGCAGGTGCTGCCGCCGACGATCACGCACGTGAAGTCGGTCGTGCCCGGCTCGGTGACCCAGGCCGCCGACGGCACCTGGAGCATCCAGTACCGCATCGACGTCACCAACGGCGGCGCGATCGGCGGCCCGTACTCGCTCGAGGACGAACTGCACTTCGGGGCGGGCATCGACCTCACCGGCGCCACCTACGCGGTGACGCTCAACGGCGGGCCGGCTCCGCTGCCGTGGGCCGGCTCCGGCGACCTCGTCGTCGACCGCTACCTGGCCGGCGCCGGCTCCGACGTCTGGCTGATCACGGTCTCCGGGATCGCCGTCGAGGGCCCCGAACTCACGCCCGCGCAGACCGCGTGCCCGGCCGATGACGCCGACGGAGCGTTCAACAACGCGGGCCTCCTCACGGTCGGCGGCGTCACGACGCCCGACACCGCCTGTGACGCGCCGAGCGCGCCGACGGTGGTCAAGAGCGGTGCGACCGCTGCCCAGCAGCCGGATGCCTCGTGGAACGTGAGCTACACGGTCACGGTCGACAACTCGCACCCGGGTGCGAAGCCGTCGTACTACTCGCTCACCGACACCCCGGCGTTCGCGAGCGGTGTGGTGTACAACACGGTCTCGATCAACGGGGCGGCCCCGGTGGCCTACCCCGGCGGACCGATCACCCTGGCGACGTCGGTGCCGATCCTCGCCGGCGACACCGCGGTGTACACCCTGACGTTCAACGTCACGGTTCCCGCCGGCCTTCCGGCCGGGGATCGCGAGTGCGACGCCGAGGTCGGCCCCGGCAAGGGCTTCTTCAACTCCGTGCTGCTCACGAGCGGCGAGATCGAGCGCGAGTCCGACGACTGCACCTCGATCGAGGAGGGCGGACGCCCGACCGTCGAGAAGGACGACCCGACCGTGACGCAGGACGGCGACGGCCTGTGGACCCTCGTGTACGACATCACGGTGACCGGCAACTCCGATTTCGTGTCGACGTACACGCTGTCGGACACCCTGAACTTCGGTCCCTCGATCGACATCGAGTCGGCCGAGTGGTCGGGCGAGGGCGACACCGGCGAGTGGGTCGACCCCGAGGCCGACCCGACCGAGGTCATCGTCGGACCGGCTCCGAAGGTGATCGGCATCGACGCGGTGCACACGTACACCGTGACGGTCACGGCGAACGTCGACGCCGCCGCATTCGAGGACCCGACGACGCTGACCTGCGACGCGACGGAGGAGGAGCCGAACGTCGGCTTCCTCAACACGGCGACGCTGACCAGTGACGGCGTGCCGCAGTCCGACACCGGCTGCGACACCCCGGCCCGTCCGATCATCTCCAAGACGACG from Agromyces sp. LHK192 includes these protein-coding regions:
- a CDS encoding exodeoxyribonuclease III → MPSKPLRIATANVNGIRAAYRRGMGAWLDARDIDILALQEVRASTDDLTGLLGDGWDVLHDPASAKGRAGVAIASRNAAHIHRVEFGTTDFDTAGRWLEADYEVGGRIVTVVSAYVHTGEADTPKQVEKFRFLDAMEARLPKLAEHSEYAVVMGDLNVGHRTLDIKNWKGNLKKAGFLPEERAYFDRFVGAEGEDGYNDGAGLGYVDVGRKTAGEVAGPYTWWSWRGKAFDNDAGWRIDYQLATKALADTVVNAVVDRADAYDERWSDHSPLVVDYAI
- the trpS gene encoding tryptophan--tRNA ligase — encoded protein: MTSARPIVFSGMQPSSGSLHLGNYLGALVNWVALQDEFDPIYCVVDLHAITVAQNPAELQEQTRLTAAQYLAAGVDLERSTLFVQSHVPAHAELAWVLSTITGFGEASRMTQFKDKSAKQGADATTVGLFTYPVLMAADILLYDTNLVPVGDDQRQHLELTRDLAGRFNTRFGDTFPMPEAFIPKEAARIYDLQDPSSKMSKSAASDAGLVSLLDDPAVTAKKFKSAVTDAEREIRYDPKAKPGISNLLDIYSTITGTPIPELEQAFAGRGYGDLKKELAEVVVERIAPIRARTLELMEDPAELDRLLAVGADKAAERAERKLAQVYDRVGFVRRARG
- a CDS encoding YihY/virulence factor BrkB family protein, giving the protein MGDRTPGGGEEARAGAPADDDRETQAERLTSTGQDLRERFDPQIQQVTKLTQRTMALFPVRVWRHFLAQNGFILSSGMSYQSLFAVFAGIYVVFAIAGLWLINSPDLMDAFVRLVNTLAPGLIGPDGVVTEDALTQIAENSTGVVGWTGAIALGSFIWTAIGFVTYARIAVRSMFGLPKDTRSYTLLKARDFVAALAFGLTLFVATVLSIITTSFIDWGLGLLGWDLESRTSTFFVQTGAFIVVFAIDTLALAALFRFLSGAAMPWRRMWAGSLLGSGGLTVIQLFSSVVLAFTSSNPLLTTFAVFIGLLLWFRVTSIVILVAACWVAVEASDRNESLRSVTAEQLEFERRQQEHAALVTAAQVKVRMSREELEGAGWFGRLSARRALDRAEAELAELEASPPEAPPRPQAPWSSAGSRQKDVGPLP
- a CDS encoding DUF11 domain-containing protein — its product is MHATDSTAADARKGSDPKPVDECEDRRSKGGKDDCTPVDECEDQRSKGGEDDCTPVDECEDRRSKGGKDDCTPDDRCPRDESGASDLTSARGSSGGHGGHGGEPGGHDPEKCRGEVIVHKVVDGSPAGGWTFAAESDDVTPSTRTTGGGGATSPFTVDRIGDGGRQVEFSEEDRDGYTMTGVACRIGAHGPGVPVQLVGDLGWRVTALAEKTVHCTVVNEPDEPVEPVWEVTKSSDPASGSAVDPGDVIDYTLTVEHVSGPAATDLEVLDDISQLAPYVTFDGLVSPPAGVSAVWNGQPDRLVVSIDTLEPGQTLLITYRVTVDDDVLPGTVLRNLVLTNCPEPCGTEHPTPEFTAWKTSVPPSGTTVHPGDLVTYTLHAYNPSEATVVNAVVLDDLTGVLDDAVLQEPLPAGLTRSGSVLTWAIAQLDPGTQASVTFSVVVDADAQGASLDNVVTPTPPGRCPEAGGMLPPETPGEPECTTDHPVADPALAIEKLWSHEGGENPVDSGDAPPDVITYTVNVWNDRTDPVYGPIVTDVIPAGTTYVTGSAVAPAGWEVDESVEGEVSFSQTAPGPFGPIAYPGATFTFDVEVGDLAQPDPALPIPDLVNSVCVEAAPAPEGEAAPLVACDETTTPVKSVLLDGFAQCINDTPYFTYSITPENMDGLPVVALIWWTPAAYAAHDPSIPAGDEAAILADGASQVDYVTLPPGWTSGDPVSGSQLWPGAEVDAQNNPTDWPGWTLLPDGTWILDPAAPFYDLRDQAVVEIRVNPSTDVITAYPPPTPNCNAAPDQPSRPSGTPGTTPGAVGSGTNQIAGTGTDASGLVPWAAVLLLLGAALTRAVAGQRGRRDTVR